The following proteins come from a genomic window of Candidatus Neomarinimicrobiota bacterium:
- a CDS encoding sporulation protein — protein MDITNLIKNTLNEIQDLMLTRTVVGDPIEAGDHTVIPVSKVTFGFGGGGGESKETDAGQGVGGGWSIEPVGFVIIGPDGARLLTIGEKDSVTSKLLDLAPKVVETVKDFVNQESKESEESPDESGS, from the coding sequence ATGGACATTACAAACCTCATAAAAAATACATTGAATGAAATTCAAGATTTAATGCTTACGCGCACTGTAGTCGGTGACCCAATTGAAGCCGGAGATCATACAGTTATTCCGGTTTCCAAGGTGACATTCGGATTCGGCGGAGGAGGCGGTGAAAGTAAAGAAACTGATGCCGGACAAGGTGTTGGTGGAGGATGGTCTATCGAGCCGGTTGGGTTTGTGATCATCGGCCCGGATGGCGCTCGGTTATTGACCATTGGCGAAAAAGACAGCGTTACATCAAAACTGTTGGACCTTGCACCCAAAGTCGTAGAAACAGTAAAGGATTTTGTGAATCAGGAATCGAAAGAATCAGAAGAATCGCCCGATGAGTCAGGCAGTTAA